From the genome of Kaistella daneshvariae, one region includes:
- a CDS encoding glycosyltransferase family 4 protein has protein sequence MQPKILLDIERLRRPHSGIANVFRNLARGIEETHHNFNFTYFGVFTTINFPLNEQKKWKRLHKIYENFSQKFDIIHVSHQASLYFTRNYRKSVKIVTLHDLNFLHENLPEKKKEKLLSRLNKNLKYADYIVCISQFVKDDFEKNIGLFRPKKLKKIEVIHNGIQLPEDRKYDLGKFVHLAAKKYMLNIGVLFDKKNQLKLVEMLPFLEQDLVLLASGEKEPYATEVRNRIKELNLENRIHILKNISEEEKYALIQNCEAMCHPSTAEGFGIPPIEAMAFEKPVFLSTFTSLPEIGGDAAFYFDDFEAEKMATFYREKMKIYQDNQPEISRNIKSWVQQFDYKAMAANYLDFYKRILENSTS, from the coding sequence TTTTAGAAATCTGGCGCGCGGCATTGAAGAAACTCACCACAACTTTAATTTTACGTATTTCGGCGTTTTTACGACGATAAATTTCCCGCTAAATGAGCAAAAAAAGTGGAAACGGCTGCATAAAATTTACGAAAATTTCAGTCAGAAATTTGATATCATTCACGTCAGTCATCAGGCGTCGCTGTATTTTACACGAAATTATAGGAAATCTGTAAAAATTGTAACGCTGCACGATTTGAATTTTCTGCATGAAAATTTGCCGGAAAAGAAGAAGGAAAAATTGCTTTCACGCCTCAATAAAAATTTGAAATACGCAGATTATATCGTGTGCATTTCGCAGTTTGTGAAAGATGATTTTGAAAAAAATATCGGTTTATTTAGGCCAAAAAAGCTAAAAAAAATCGAAGTCATTCATAATGGAATTCAGCTTCCGGAGGACCGGAAATATGATTTGGGAAAATTTGTCCATTTAGCGGCTAAAAAATATATGCTGAATATAGGCGTGTTATTCGATAAAAAAAATCAGCTGAAACTCGTGGAAATGCTTCCTTTTTTGGAGCAGGATTTGGTTTTGCTCGCTTCCGGTGAAAAAGAACCCTACGCGACGGAAGTTCGAAACAGAATTAAAGAACTGAACCTGGAAAACCGGATTCACATTCTGAAAAATATTTCGGAAGAAGAAAAATATGCTTTAATTCAAAACTGTGAAGCGATGTGTCATCCGTCCACCGCAGAAGGTTTCGGAATTCCGCCTATCGAAGCCATGGCTTTTGAGAAACCGGTTTTTCTCTCCACTTTTACCAGTTTGCCGGAAATTGGCGGTGATGCAGCTTTTTATTTTGACGATTTCGAGGCTGAAAAAATGGCCACATTTTACCGGGAAAAAATGAAAATATATCAAGATAACCAGCCGGAAATTTCGCGAAACATCAAAAGTTGGGTGCAACAATTTGATTATAAAGCGATGGCGGCCAATTACCTTGATTTTTATAAAAGAATTTTGGAGAATTCTACTTCTTAA